A stretch of Brachyspira suanatina DNA encodes these proteins:
- the lpxC gene encoding UDP-3-O-acyl-N-acetylglucosamine deacetylase — MQTVTTKQNILIIDDEEDILTTCQNILEDEGYGVDIAKNYKEAEDILCSKKVNLVFLDVWLPDVDGLDILSNIKEKYPNTIVIMMSGHAGVETAVRATKMGAYDFLEKPISIAKLLSSCEEVFKETTNKTESVDNEENESNHHHNNVGYKVKQRTIAKSIVVSGFALMEGRKTALTLVPAEINTGIVFIDINTNTHIKLSHNNILSKDKSGAVNSTALVSGNRYIKTTEHFLAALHMMGITNLIVKCDGEVPNVDGSALVFCDALKEAGFVEQDDYIEPIVIDQTLTYGTVNDNETYIILSPYDGLEVSLRIDFAGSIGVQEYTYKFENFDQFTEEVGRARSFNTIDNIDYAQKMGMAGSGMIGSHILLCDGKVINTKLHYDNEFVRHKILDIIGDLYILGRPIRGKIVANKSSHSFNHSVVHDLANRYL, encoded by the coding sequence ATGCAAACAGTAACAACTAAACAAAATATATTAATAATAGATGACGAAGAAGATATACTGACTACCTGTCAGAATATTTTAGAAGATGAAGGCTACGGAGTAGATATAGCAAAAAATTATAAAGAGGCTGAAGATATACTTTGTAGTAAGAAAGTAAATTTGGTATTTTTAGATGTATGGCTTCCTGATGTAGACGGACTAGACATACTTTCTAATATAAAAGAAAAATATCCTAATACCATTGTAATAATGATGAGTGGGCATGCTGGTGTTGAAACAGCTGTAAGAGCTACTAAGATGGGAGCTTATGACTTTTTAGAAAAGCCTATAAGTATAGCAAAACTTCTTTCAAGCTGCGAAGAGGTATTCAAAGAAACTACAAATAAAACAGAATCTGTTGATAATGAAGAAAATGAATCCAATCATCATCATAATAATGTAGGATATAAGGTTAAGCAAAGAACTATAGCTAAAAGTATTGTTGTAAGCGGTTTTGCTTTAATGGAAGGAAGAAAAACAGCTTTAACATTAGTTCCTGCAGAAATTAATACAGGCATAGTTTTTATTGATATTAATACCAATACTCATATAAAATTGTCTCATAATAATATACTTTCTAAAGATAAATCAGGGGCTGTTAATTCTACAGCATTAGTATCAGGAAACAGATATATAAAAACTACAGAGCATTTTTTAGCAGCACTTCATATGATGGGTATTACTAATTTAATAGTAAAATGCGACGGAGAAGTACCTAATGTTGATGGTTCAGCTTTAGTATTCTGCGATGCTTTGAAAGAGGCTGGTTTTGTAGAGCAGGATGATTATATAGAGCCTATAGTTATAGATCAGACTTTAACTTATGGAACTGTTAATGATAATGAAACTTATATAATACTTTCACCTTATGACGGGCTTGAAGTTAGTCTTCGTATAGATTTTGCAGGCAGTATAGGTGTACAGGAATATACATATAAATTTGAGAATTTTGATCAATTTACTGAAGAAGTAGGAAGAGCCAGATCATTTAATACTATAGATAATATTGATTATGCTCAAAAAATGGGAATGGCTGGAAGCGGTATGATAGGAAGCCATATACTTCTTTGTGATGGAAAAGTAATAAATACTAAACTTCATTATGATAATGAGTTTGTAAGACATAAAATTTTGGATATAATTGGAGATTTATATATATTAGGCAGACCTATAAGAGGCAAAATTGTCGCTAATAAGTCTTCTCATTCTTTCAATCATTCCGTAGTACATGATCTTGCAAATAGATATTTATGA